In Desulfonatronospira thiodismutans ASO3-1, a single window of DNA contains:
- the prfA gene encoding peptide chain release factor 1, translating to MFAKLDELEQQYMQIETDLSDPEVFSNQEKYRKLSKSHSELGPIVSTYREYRRIVSEMEENRELARDRDPEIRELAQAELETLQEEKDRLEEDLKIQLVPSDPLDDKNIILEIRAGTGGEEAALFAADLFRMYFRYAEERSWKVEVLNMQETGTGGIKEVIASISGKKVYSRLKYESGVHRVQRVPETESQGRVHTSAVTVAILPEAEEVDVNIEPNDLRVDVFRASGPGGQSVNTTDSAVRITHIPTGLVVSCQDEKSQHKNRAKALKVLRSRLLQIMEEEQKREYDDNRRAQVGSGDRSERIRTYNFPQSRVTDHRINLTLYNLESVMQGHLDGIIDPLVQNFQAQALQEAQAA from the coding sequence ATGTTTGCCAAGCTGGATGAGCTGGAACAGCAATACATGCAGATAGAAACGGATCTTAGCGATCCGGAGGTATTTTCCAACCAGGAAAAATACAGGAAGCTGTCCAAGTCGCACTCGGAGCTGGGGCCCATTGTGAGCACCTACCGCGAGTACAGGCGGATTGTGTCCGAAATGGAGGAGAACAGGGAGCTTGCCCGGGACAGGGACCCGGAAATCCGTGAACTGGCTCAGGCCGAGCTTGAAACCCTCCAGGAGGAGAAGGACAGGCTTGAGGAAGATCTGAAAATACAGCTTGTGCCCAGCGACCCCCTTGACGACAAGAATATTATCCTGGAGATCCGGGCCGGTACAGGCGGAGAGGAAGCCGCTCTTTTCGCAGCCGATCTTTTCCGCATGTATTTCAGGTATGCCGAGGAGCGCAGCTGGAAGGTGGAAGTACTCAATATGCAGGAGACAGGCACCGGTGGAATAAAGGAAGTCATCGCCTCCATTTCCGGCAAAAAGGTCTACAGCAGGCTAAAGTATGAATCCGGCGTGCACAGGGTGCAGCGGGTTCCCGAGACGGAGTCCCAGGGCCGGGTGCATACTTCGGCAGTGACAGTGGCCATTCTGCCCGAGGCCGAGGAGGTGGACGTAAACATCGAACCCAACGACCTGCGTGTGGATGTCTTCCGGGCTTCAGGGCCGGGAGGGCAGAGTGTGAACACCACTGATTCAGCTGTGCGAATTACCCATATCCCTACAGGACTGGTGGTTTCCTGCCAGGATGAAAAGTCCCAGCACAAGAACAGGGCCAAGGCCCTGAAGGTGCTCAGGTCCAGGCTTCTGCAGATCATGGAGGAAGAGCAGAAAAGGGAATACGATGACAACCGCAGGGCCCAGGTGGGCTCAGGGGACCGCTCCGAGAGAATACGCACCTACAATTTTCCCCAGAGCAGGGTGACGGATCACCGTATCAACCTTACCCTCTACAACCTAGAATCAGTCATGCAGGGGCACCTGGACGGCATTATCGATCCACTTGTCCAGAATTTCCAGGCCCAGGCCCTGCAGGAAGCCCAGGCGGCGTAA
- a CDS encoding PIN domain-containing protein, with the protein MNKILLDTNAYTAFLRGSYQVLDALGQAEIVFVSIIVLGELEAGFKGGSKEEINRDLLRRFLAKPSVRVLNATFPTAMIFGRIKSELKHAGTHYPSMTSGSRHMP; encoded by the coding sequence GTGAACAAGATTTTGCTGGATACCAACGCTTACACCGCCTTTTTAAGGGGCAGTTATCAGGTACTCGATGCCCTGGGACAGGCTGAAATAGTTTTTGTATCAATTATTGTCCTGGGAGAGCTCGAAGCGGGATTCAAAGGGGGCAGCAAAGAGGAAATCAACAGGGATTTACTTCGGCGTTTTCTGGCCAAGCCTTCGGTTCGGGTACTCAACGCAACTTTTCCAACAGCCATGATTTTCGGCCGGATTAAGTCCGAGCTAAAACATGCAGGCACCCATTACCCATCAATGACGTCTGGATCGCGGCACATGCCATAG
- the rpsB gene encoding 30S ribosomal protein S2, whose amino-acid sequence MSYVTMKQMLETGVHFGHQTKRWNPKMKPYIFGSRKGIHIIDLQQTVKLYQYAHDFISDTVAGGKKVLFVGTKRQAREVINTEAQRADMFYVTNRWLGGTLTNFQTIRKSIERLKTLERMFEDGSVHRFVKKEVAMMQREVNKLNADLGGIKDMDSLPGAAFIIDPKKEEIAIKECRKLNIPIAAVVDTNCDPDLIDFVIPGNDDAIRAIKLFAGSMADACLEGMAKRGDREQQEDKAAEAQEAEAKEMQTEPEPAMQEEQQEE is encoded by the coding sequence ATGAGTTATGTTACCATGAAGCAGATGCTGGAGACCGGAGTGCATTTCGGTCACCAGACCAAGCGCTGGAACCCCAAAATGAAGCCTTATATCTTCGGTTCCAGAAAAGGCATTCACATCATTGACCTGCAGCAGACAGTGAAGCTTTACCAGTATGCCCACGACTTTATTTCCGACACTGTGGCCGGCGGCAAGAAGGTGCTCTTTGTGGGGACCAAAAGACAGGCCAGGGAAGTCATCAACACCGAGGCCCAGCGCGCGGATATGTTTTATGTCACCAACCGCTGGCTGGGCGGCACACTGACCAACTTCCAGACCATTCGCAAGAGCATCGAACGTCTCAAAACCCTGGAAAGGATGTTTGAGGACGGCAGCGTACACCGTTTTGTCAAAAAAGAAGTGGCCATGATGCAAAGGGAAGTAAACAAGCTCAATGCCGACCTGGGCGGAATCAAAGATATGGATTCCCTGCCGGGTGCGGCATTTATCATCGACCCCAAAAAGGAAGAGATCGCCATAAAGGAATGCCGCAAGCTGAACATACCCATTGCGGCGGTGGTGGATACCAACTGCGATCCCGATCTAATCGACTTCGTCATTCCCGGAAACGACGACGCCATCCGCGCCATCAAGCTCTTTGCCGGCAGCATGGCCGATGCCTGCCTGGAAGGAATGGCCAAGAGGGGCGACAGGGAGCAGCAGGAAGATAAAGCCGCTGAAGCCCAGGAGGCGGAGGCCAAAGAGATGCAAACCGAACCAGAACCTGCCATGCAGGAAGAGCAACAGGAGGAGTAA
- the tsf gene encoding translation elongation factor Ts has product MVDAQKVKALREKTGAGMMDCKKALQDSGGDEEKAITWLREKGLSKAQKRAGRATSEGWIGSYIHSNGKIGVLVELKCETDFVAKSDQFQQLARDLAMQIAATSPVCVNPEDLPQELVDKERDFYKSQAEKEGKPEHIAEKIVQGRLDKYYKEVCLLKQAYIKDDSKTIEDLINDTVVVLGESIQIGRFTRLGLGEDVQD; this is encoded by the coding sequence ATGGTTGACGCCCAGAAAGTAAAGGCCCTGCGGGAAAAAACCGGGGCAGGAATGATGGACTGCAAAAAAGCTTTGCAGGACAGTGGGGGAGACGAAGAAAAAGCCATAACCTGGCTTCGGGAAAAAGGTCTGTCCAAGGCTCAGAAAAGAGCCGGACGGGCCACTTCCGAGGGCTGGATAGGCTCTTATATTCACAGCAACGGCAAGATAGGCGTACTCGTGGAGCTCAAATGCGAAACCGACTTTGTAGCCAAAAGCGACCAGTTTCAGCAACTGGCTAGGGACCTGGCCATGCAGATCGCCGCCACCAGCCCTGTATGCGTAAACCCTGAGGATCTGCCTCAGGAGCTTGTTGACAAGGAGCGGGACTTCTACAAGAGTCAGGCGGAGAAAGAAGGCAAGCCCGAACATATTGCCGAAAAGATCGTTCAGGGACGGCTGGACAAGTATTACAAGGAAGTGTGTCTGCTCAAGCAGGCTTACATCAAGGACGACTCCAAGACAATTGAAGACCTCATCAACGATACCGTTGTTGTTCTGGGCGAAAGCATCCAGATCGGACGCTTCACCCGCCTGGGTCTTGGCGAAGACGTCCAGGATTAG
- a CDS encoding PHP-associated domain-containing protein → MKKGKDLTDEVMKMPFLFDLHVHSLISPCSMLPLEDILAEARLLNLDGVCITDHNTTQARHQIREGVQDDGLCVIVGQEYSSLDGHFLIFGPHEEFEPYLPAPEITRRVNRAGGVIIASHPYRAMQKVDEKLVSRGIISYAEGLNGRNSELENSLAQNWQEKHGISLTGGSDAHCLEELGRVGTLFTEPVRSREDLVKALKNRNFRPARNPNYKQLVHWLESYGGAV, encoded by the coding sequence ATGAAAAAGGGTAAAGACCTTACTGATGAGGTGATGAAAATGCCCTTTTTATTCGACCTGCATGTCCATTCCCTGATCTCCCCCTGCAGCATGCTTCCCCTGGAGGATATCCTGGCCGAGGCCCGTTTACTCAATCTGGACGGAGTGTGCATTACCGATCACAACACTACCCAAGCCAGGCACCAGATCCGGGAGGGGGTTCAGGATGACGGGCTTTGCGTGATTGTAGGACAGGAGTACTCCAGCTTAGATGGCCATTTTTTGATTTTCGGCCCTCACGAAGAATTTGAACCCTACCTGCCTGCCCCGGAGATAACCCGGCGGGTAAACCGGGCCGGCGGGGTGATAATAGCCTCGCACCCCTACAGGGCAATGCAGAAGGTGGATGAAAAACTCGTTTCCAGGGGGATAATCAGCTATGCTGAAGGATTAAACGGCAGAAACTCCGAACTGGAAAACTCCCTGGCTCAAAACTGGCAGGAAAAGCACGGGATCAGCCTTACCGGGGGTAGTGACGCCCACTGCCTGGAAGAACTGGGCAGAGTAGGGACATTATTTACAGAGCCCGTCCGCAGCCGGGAAGACCTGGTAAAGGCGCTTAAAAACAGGAATTTCAGACCGGCACGCAATCCGAATTACAAACAGTTGGTGCACTGGCTGGAATCTTATGGCGGGGCCGTCTGA
- a CDS encoding PIN domain-containing protein yields the protein MNDVWIAAHAIETEATLISYDNHFKKISGLMCWPVISGNHSGNPRC from the coding sequence ATCAATGACGTCTGGATCGCGGCACATGCCATAGAGACCGAAGCCACACTGATAAGTTACGATAACCATTTCAAAAAAATTAGCGGCCTCATGTGCTGGCCAGTGATTTCTGGTAACCATTCAGGTAATCCTCGATGTTGA
- the frr gene encoding ribosome recycling factor, translating to MDQVLDDCREKMDKAIASLDKDLAKLRTGRASVGLVDGITVEYYGTMTPLNQLASISIPDSRTIAIQPWDRNVFSGIEKAIMKSDLGLNPVSDGKIIRINIPPLTEERRKDLVKMAKKYSEDAKVALRNVRREANDTLKKMKNDKDLTEDEMHKGHEEVQKITDSYVSKVDRILADKEKEIMEF from the coding sequence ATGGATCAAGTACTTGATGATTGCAGAGAAAAAATGGACAAGGCCATCGCCAGCCTGGATAAGGACCTGGCCAAGCTCAGGACCGGCAGGGCCTCGGTTGGACTTGTGGACGGGATCACCGTGGAATATTACGGGACCATGACCCCCTTGAACCAGCTTGCCTCCATATCCATACCGGACAGCCGCACAATCGCCATACAGCCCTGGGACAGAAACGTTTTCTCAGGCATTGAAAAAGCCATCATGAAGTCTGATCTGGGGTTAAATCCTGTCAGCGACGGCAAGATCATCCGCATCAACATCCCCCCTCTCACCGAGGAAAGGCGCAAAGACCTGGTCAAGATGGCCAAGAAATACTCCGAAGACGCCAAGGTGGCCTTGAGAAACGTCCGCAGGGAAGCCAACGACACCCTGAAAAAGATGAAAAACGACAAGGATCTTACCGAGGACGAGATGCACAAGGGCCATGAAGAGGTCCAGAAAATCACCGACAGCTACGTGAGCAAGGTGGACCGGATTCTGGCCGACAAAGAAAAAGAGATCATGGAGTTTTAA
- a CDS encoding DUF6364 family protein codes for MSNITFKADDEVIKKARKVAIDKNTTLTRMLREYLVSLARLEDEKKAVALSRLEKTFERHSRDMGRREWSREDLYEHS; via the coding sequence GTGAGCAATATTACTTTCAAGGCAGATGACGAAGTTATCAAAAAAGCCCGCAAGGTGGCCATTGATAAAAATACCACCTTGACCCGGATGTTGAGAGAGTATCTGGTTTCATTGGCCAGACTGGAAGATGAAAAGAAAGCAGTGGCGCTGTCCAGGCTGGAAAAGACCTTTGAGCGCCACAGCCGGGACATGGGCAGGAGAGAATGGAGCAGGGAGGATCTGTATGAGCACTCCTGA
- the pyrH gene encoding UMP kinase, which translates to MPKLKYRRVLLKLSGEALAGNEQYGIDPGTVSSICREIISARELGAEIALVIGGGNIFRGVSASSKGMDRASADYMGMLATVMNALAVQDVLEKMNADTRVMSAISMHEVAEPYIRRRALRHLEKKRIVICAAGTGNPFFTTDTAAALRAMELKSDIILKATKVDGVFDRDPVTNPDAVKYDSLTYIDVLSRRLQVMDAAAVSLCMDNCMPVAVFNLFHRDNIIRVLQGEQIGTIVQGG; encoded by the coding sequence ATGCCCAAGCTCAAATACCGCCGCGTACTTTTAAAGTTGAGCGGAGAAGCCCTGGCCGGGAATGAACAGTACGGTATTGATCCCGGCACTGTTTCTTCAATCTGCAGGGAGATCATCTCCGCCAGAGAACTTGGGGCCGAGATCGCCCTGGTCATTGGCGGCGGAAATATATTCCGCGGAGTGTCCGCCTCATCCAAAGGGATGGACCGGGCCTCCGCGGACTATATGGGCATGCTGGCCACGGTCATGAATGCCCTGGCGGTACAGGATGTCCTGGAAAAGATGAATGCGGATACCAGAGTCATGAGCGCCATCTCCATGCACGAAGTGGCCGAACCCTATATACGGCGCAGGGCCCTCAGGCATCTTGAAAAAAAACGAATAGTTATCTGCGCGGCAGGCACCGGCAATCCGTTCTTTACCACAGACACCGCAGCCGCTCTCAGGGCCATGGAACTCAAGTCTGACATTATCTTGAAGGCCACCAAGGTGGACGGAGTGTTTGACAGGGACCCGGTTACCAATCCCGATGCTGTAAAGTATGATTCTTTGACCTATATTGATGTTTTGAGCCGACGTCTCCAGGTAATGGATGCGGCCGCTGTCTCATTGTGCATGGACAATTGTATGCCTGTGGCGGTTTTCAACCTTTTCCATCGGGACAACATAATCCGGGTGCTCCAGGGAGAGCAGATCGGCACAATAGTGCAAGGAGGATGA
- the rpmE gene encoding 50S ribosomal protein L31 has translation MKKDLHPTLHETKIQCACGNEFQSKSTAGQEITVEVCSQCHPFFTGQQRFVDSAGRIDRFKRKYGQTAK, from the coding sequence ATGAAAAAAGATTTGCATCCCACTTTGCACGAAACCAAGATTCAATGCGCCTGTGGCAACGAATTCCAGTCTAAGTCCACTGCCGGGCAGGAGATAACAGTTGAGGTGTGTTCACAGTGCCACCCGTTCTTCACCGGGCAGCAGAGATTTGTCGACTCTGCCGGACGCATCGACCGCTTCAAGAGAAAGTATGGTCAGACGGCTAAATAG
- the lpxC gene encoding UDP-3-O-acyl-N-acetylglucosamine deacetylase, which produces MRQQTIKKDVKCSGVGLHSGERVSLHMRPAEEDTGLVFLHKGPDGSKRLVPSPHSVKSTELATTIGNGDVSISTVEHLLAAVSGLGIDNLYIEVEGDELPIMDGSAASFVFLLRTAGIRRQRLPRRVLGLSRSIVYKNGQRWIKAMPYNGLKIKYTIDFSHPMVGSQSYQFEQNPQHFVRSLAKARTFGFLKDVEKLQSQGLALGGTLNNAVVLDEYGIVNPDGLRYSDELVRHKILDFMGDMSLMGISLWGSFEVHCSGHSFNNSFLRFLDENRDDYLHQVDFGGQEIAVPEYEPKAAHQPQPAWA; this is translated from the coding sequence ATGAGGCAGCAAACAATCAAAAAAGATGTCAAATGCTCAGGAGTCGGACTGCACAGCGGAGAGAGGGTCAGCCTGCACATGCGTCCGGCCGAGGAAGATACAGGTCTTGTTTTTCTGCATAAAGGTCCGGATGGCTCCAAGAGGCTGGTTCCCAGTCCGCACTCGGTCAAATCAACTGAGCTGGCCACCACCATAGGCAACGGGGATGTCTCCATATCCACGGTGGAGCATCTGCTGGCCGCGGTTTCCGGTCTGGGCATCGACAACCTGTACATCGAGGTGGAAGGCGATGAACTGCCCATAATGGACGGCAGCGCAGCTTCCTTTGTATTTCTCCTTCGTACAGCTGGCATTCGCAGGCAGCGTCTGCCCAGGCGCGTGCTGGGACTTAGCCGCTCCATAGTTTACAAAAACGGCCAGCGCTGGATCAAGGCCATGCCCTACAACGGGCTCAAAATAAAATACACCATTGATTTTTCTCATCCCATGGTGGGCAGTCAGTCCTACCAGTTTGAGCAGAACCCGCAGCATTTTGTAAGATCTCTGGCCAAGGCCCGAACTTTCGGGTTTTTAAAGGACGTGGAAAAGCTCCAGAGCCAGGGACTGGCTTTAGGCGGCACCCTGAACAATGCCGTGGTCCTTGACGAGTACGGCATCGTCAATCCAGACGGCCTTCGCTACAGCGATGAGCTTGTGCGGCACAAGATTCTGGACTTCATGGGAGACATGAGCCTGATGGGTATTTCCCTGTGGGGATCATTCGAGGTCCACTGTTCCGGGCATTCCTTCAACAATTCTTTTCTAAGATTTCTGGATGAAAACAGGGACGACTATCTGCACCAGGTGGATTTCGGCGGCCAGGAAATAGCAGTCCCCGAGTACGAACCTAAGGCAGCGCATCAGCCTCAGCCTGCCTGGGCCTGA
- the prmC gene encoding peptide chain release factor N(5)-glutamine methyltransferase — protein MSRISRPRPCRKPRRRKTPPERILSFVNTIASMLARGTDELRRAGVDSPGLSARVLLAHALDLSTEKLVLVFQDQTSDEIRRHYEELIARRSRGEPVAYILGRKEFYSLDFQVSPQVLIPRPETELLVELVGNSYSRQQKKIFADLGTGSGILGICIALDFSLFLCLACDISKQALAVARSNARRHRVSDRILFFRGDMGAGIKPQSLDFIVCNPPYISVREFAGLEAEVRNFEPGQALLSGERGLGHIKRLEQEAARLLRGSGRVFLEMGSTQADHVRRIFSRWSSCHIYQDLAGLDRAAVVCK, from the coding sequence TTGTCCAGAATTTCCAGGCCCAGGCCCTGCAGGAAGCCCAGGCGGCGTAAAACACCTCCTGAACGGATACTGTCTTTTGTGAACACCATCGCCTCAATGCTGGCCCGGGGCACGGATGAACTGCGCCGGGCGGGCGTGGATTCCCCCGGCCTGTCGGCCAGAGTACTGCTGGCCCACGCCCTGGATCTTTCCACTGAAAAGCTGGTCCTGGTTTTTCAGGATCAGACATCTGATGAAATCCGCAGACATTATGAAGAACTGATCGCCCGCAGAAGCAGGGGCGAGCCTGTGGCTTATATCCTGGGGCGCAAGGAGTTTTACAGTCTTGACTTTCAGGTGAGCCCGCAGGTGTTGATTCCAAGGCCGGAAACTGAACTGTTGGTGGAGCTTGTGGGCAATAGTTACTCACGGCAGCAGAAGAAAATTTTCGCAGATCTGGGGACCGGAAGCGGGATTCTGGGCATATGCATCGCCCTTGATTTTTCCTTGTTCCTGTGTCTGGCCTGTGATATCAGCAAGCAAGCTTTAGCAGTTGCCCGAAGTAATGCCCGCAGGCACCGGGTATCAGACAGGATCCTTTTTTTCCGGGGGGATATGGGTGCGGGTATCAAGCCCCAAAGCCTTGACTTTATAGTCTGCAATCCGCCGTACATAAGCGTCCGGGAGTTTGCCGGGCTGGAGGCGGAAGTGCGCAATTTTGAGCCCGGGCAGGCTCTTCTGTCAGGGGAAAGAGGCCTTGGACATATCAAAAGGCTGGAACAGGAGGCCGCCAGGCTTTTGCGGGGGTCCGGGCGGGTCTTTCTGGAAATGGGCAGCACCCAGGCAGATCATGTAAGGCGGATATTTTCCCGCTGGAGCAGTTGTCATATCTATCAGGACCTTGCCGGGCTGGACCGGGCGGCTGTTGTCTGCAAGTAG
- a CDS encoding phosphatidate cytidylyltransferase, translating into MNLSPHLKRVATAILLILVLGGAVYMGHAGIAILVVLVSLLGLWEFYSLFWSGRERIVLKTLGCLAGGLFLLDYSLEITGHPLLFLVLIFWVAWLGFLVEYSRQKDQARLNDYMLLISGIAYVPLVLSLFFTLKAPEIILVLAATAASDAGAFYSGYLWGNKKIWPEVSPKKTWMGSLGGLILCTAVTLGLGVFLGSALWWHFIILGILLNISAQLGDFFQSSLKRWCDVKDTGHILPGHGGVLDRIDSLLLLLPVYVVYSVFVGMF; encoded by the coding sequence ATGAATTTAAGCCCTCACCTGAAAAGAGTTGCAACAGCCATCCTGCTCATTCTGGTCCTGGGCGGGGCAGTCTACATGGGACATGCCGGGATAGCCATCCTGGTGGTCCTTGTATCCCTGCTTGGACTTTGGGAATTCTACTCCCTGTTCTGGTCCGGCAGAGAGAGAATCGTGCTCAAGACCCTGGGATGTCTGGCAGGAGGCCTTTTTCTCCTGGACTATTCCCTGGAAATAACCGGGCATCCGCTGCTTTTTCTGGTTCTCATCTTCTGGGTGGCCTGGCTGGGTTTCCTGGTGGAATACAGCAGGCAGAAAGACCAGGCCAGGCTAAACGACTATATGCTGCTCATTTCCGGCATAGCTTACGTACCCCTGGTCCTGAGCCTGTTTTTCACCCTCAAGGCCCCGGAAATAATCCTGGTCCTGGCGGCTACTGCAGCCTCGGATGCCGGAGCGTTCTACTCAGGATACCTGTGGGGCAACAAAAAGATCTGGCCGGAGGTGAGCCCCAAGAAGACCTGGATGGGAAGCCTGGGCGGGCTGATACTGTGTACGGCCGTGACTCTGGGCCTGGGGGTCTTTCTGGGAAGCGCACTGTGGTGGCACTTTATCATCCTGGGTATACTTTTAAATATAAGCGCCCAGCTGGGCGACTTTTTTCAGTCTTCACTCAAGAGATGGTGCGATGTAAAGGACACGGGTCACATCCTGCCCGGACACGGAGGTGTCCTGGACCGCATAGACAGCCTCCTGTTGCTTCTACCCGTTTATGTGGTATACTCAGTATTCGTGGGCATGTTTTAA
- a CDS encoding isoprenyl transferase: MQETLPRHIAIIMDGNGRWAGRHGLPRVEGHKQGTRSARAIVEESRRLGIQHLTLYAFSRENWSRPRDEVDFLFNLLGEFLNGELPTLMRQDIRLNILGETGELPLATRKILQMACNRTRSNQSMQLNLALNYSGRLEIQRACRLMQEKGLDACQMDPREFGQYLYTAGQPDPDLVIRTSGEYRISNFLLYQSAYSEFYFTETLWPDFDSGELHKALEDYRRRNRRFGGVEPV; encoded by the coding sequence CTGCAGGAAACGCTCCCCCGGCACATAGCCATTATAATGGACGGCAACGGCAGATGGGCCGGCAGACATGGACTGCCCAGGGTGGAGGGACACAAACAGGGTACACGTAGCGCCAGAGCCATTGTGGAAGAGTCCCGGCGTCTGGGCATCCAGCATCTGACCCTGTACGCCTTTTCCAGAGAGAACTGGTCCCGTCCCCGGGATGAAGTGGATTTTCTTTTCAACCTTCTGGGGGAATTCTTAAACGGCGAACTTCCCACCCTCATGCGCCAGGATATCCGTCTGAACATCCTTGGAGAAACAGGCGAACTCCCTCTGGCCACCAGAAAAATACTGCAGATGGCCTGCAACCGCACCCGGTCCAACCAGAGCATGCAGCTGAACCTGGCCCTGAACTACTCCGGACGCCTGGAGATACAAAGGGCCTGCCGGCTGATGCAGGAAAAGGGGCTGGATGCGTGCCAGATGGACCCTCGGGAATTCGGGCAGTATCTATACACCGCAGGTCAGCCGGATCCTGATCTGGTTATCCGCACCAGCGGTGAATACAGGATAAGTAATTTTCTACTGTACCAGTCAGCCTATTCAGAATTCTACTTCACTGAAACCCTCTGGCCGGATTTTGACTCCGGGGAACTGCACAAGGCCCTGGAAGACTACCGCCGGAGAAACCGCCGCTTTGGCGGCGTGGAGCCGGTATGA
- a CDS encoding PIN domain-containing protein: MKISFYPPQVLSEFFVVVTKKIKEPLAPAQALEIIQTLSVVPAVDMDCLLVERGIAIHMQHSISYWDALILAAAERARCNILLTEDLKAGEVYNKVTVHNPFR, encoded by the coding sequence ATGAAAATATCGTTTTATCCCCCCCAGGTGCTGAGTGAGTTTTTTGTTGTGGTCACGAAAAAGATAAAGGAGCCCCTTGCTCCTGCGCAAGCCCTGGAAATCATCCAGACTTTGAGTGTAGTTCCAGCCGTGGACATGGATTGCCTGCTGGTGGAGAGGGGAATAGCTATCCATATGCAGCACAGTATCTCTTATTGGGACGCACTGATTTTGGCTGCTGCGGAAAGAGCACGGTGCAACATTTTGCTCACCGAGGATCTGAAAGCGGGAGAGGTTTACAATAAAGTGACCGTGCATAATCCGTTTCGGTGA
- the dxr gene encoding 1-deoxy-D-xylulose-5-phosphate reductoisomerase, whose protein sequence is MQYISDLDLQSRPDQPRHLAIMGSTGSIGTSALKVIRQHPEKFRIIALAGARNIELLAEQANEFRPQYLGVLEKDLASGLKKKLASGYSPEILAGTEGYTRLASLQNVQMVLSAMVGAAGLMPTLEAVDKGKTVLLANKESLVLAGHLIRAGCERTRAVILPVDSEHNALFQALQGHGAGELDSVIITASGGPFWGRKASSLEDMKPEQALAHPNWSMGAKISIDSATMMNKGLELIEAHHLFGMPMDKVRVLVHPQSIVHALVQFCDGSILAHMGVPDMQMPIAHCLGYPRRLDPGLEPLDLAACTELGFYRPDPGAFPCLELAVEAMKSGPSYPVVLNAANEICVESFLTGRIGFMDIPRINSRALEEHCPTAVDSPREILNLDHQTRQRVSELVLQPAG, encoded by the coding sequence TTGCAATACATATCAGACCTTGACCTGCAGTCACGGCCGGATCAACCGCGACACCTGGCCATTATGGGCTCCACCGGCTCCATAGGCACCAGTGCACTCAAGGTTATCCGGCAGCACCCGGAAAAATTTCGCATAATCGCCCTGGCCGGGGCCAGAAACATAGAACTTCTGGCAGAGCAGGCCAACGAGTTCAGGCCGCAGTACCTGGGCGTACTTGAAAAGGACCTGGCCTCGGGGCTCAAAAAAAAGCTTGCTTCCGGCTACAGCCCGGAGATACTTGCAGGCACTGAAGGCTACACCCGCCTGGCCTCTTTGCAGAATGTGCAAATGGTTCTTTCAGCCATGGTTGGGGCTGCCGGTCTTATGCCCACCTTAGAGGCCGTGGACAAGGGCAAGACTGTTCTTCTGGCCAACAAGGAATCCCTGGTCCTGGCCGGGCATCTCATCCGCGCCGGGTGCGAAAGGACCAGGGCGGTCATCCTGCCGGTGGACTCGGAGCACAATGCCCTTTTCCAGGCCCTGCAGGGGCACGGAGCAGGCGAGCTGGACTCGGTGATCATCACTGCCTCCGGCGGACCATTCTGGGGGCGCAAGGCCTCCAGCCTGGAGGATATGAAGCCGGAGCAGGCCCTGGCTCACCCCAACTGGTCCATGGGGGCCAAGATAAGCATTGATTCAGCCACTATGATGAACAAGGGCTTGGAGCTCATAGAGGCCCACCACCTTTTCGGCATGCCCATGGACAAAGTCCGGGTGCTGGTGCATCCCCAAAGCATTGTCCACGCCCTGGTTCAGTTCTGCGACGGATCAATCCTGGCCCACATGGGAGTACCGGACATGCAGATGCCCATCGCCCACTGCCTGGGCTATCCCCGGCGGCTGGACCCCGGGCTCGAGCCCCTGGACCTGGCCGCATGCACCGAGCTTGGCTTTTACAGGCCGGACCCCGGGGCCTTTCCCTGCCTGGAACTGGCAGTGGAAGCCATGAAAAGCGGACCAAGCTACCCGGTGGTTCTCAACGCCGCCAACGAGATCTGCGTGGAAAGTTTTCTGACCGGCAGGATAGGTTTCATGGACATACCCAGGATAAATTCCAGGGCCCTGGAGGAACATTGCCCGACAGCAGTTGACAGTCCCCGGGAAATTCTTAATCTGGATCATCAAACCAGACAAAGGGTAAGTGAACTTGTCCTGCAGCCTGCTGGCTGA